A genomic region of bacterium contains the following coding sequences:
- the rlmB gene encoding 23S rRNA (guanosine(2251)-2'-O)-methyltransferase RlmB, with amino-acid sequence MARAVAAETALVGRHAVLEALRGGRPVYRVLVSRTAHGAGPLQDIVETARRRGIPVQPVDPRRLAALAGRLPHQGVAALAGVQALVELDDVLAVARGRGEAPFLILLDGVEDPHNVGAVIRTAEAAGAHGVVVPRRRAAGLTPAVARAAAGATEHVAVAGVGNMAAALERLKAAGVWVVGADPEARERYDAGALEPPVALVVGAEGRGLHRLVRERCDRLVSIPLHGRIRSLNVSVAAALLLYEVARRVRPADEAAPAVGGRASGRGAC; translated from the coding sequence GTGGCGCGTGCGGTAGCCGCGGAGACGGCGCTCGTCGGGCGCCACGCGGTCCTCGAGGCGCTCCGCGGCGGCCGGCCCGTCTATCGCGTGCTGGTGTCCCGCACGGCGCACGGCGCCGGCCCGCTCCAGGACATCGTCGAGACCGCGCGCCGGCGCGGCATTCCGGTCCAGCCCGTCGATCCCCGTCGGCTCGCCGCCCTGGCCGGCCGCCTGCCGCACCAGGGCGTCGCGGCGCTTGCCGGCGTTCAGGCGCTCGTCGAGCTCGACGACGTCCTCGCGGTGGCGCGCGGCCGCGGTGAGGCTCCGTTTCTCATCCTGCTCGATGGGGTGGAAGATCCGCACAACGTCGGGGCGGTCATCCGCACGGCGGAGGCGGCCGGCGCGCACGGGGTGGTCGTGCCGCGCCGCCGGGCGGCCGGGTTGACGCCGGCGGTGGCGCGCGCCGCGGCGGGCGCCACCGAGCATGTGGCCGTCGCGGGCGTGGGGAACATGGCCGCGGCGCTTGAACGGCTGAAGGCCGCGGGGGTGTGGGTTGTGGGCGCGGATCCCGAGGCCCGCGAGCGGTACGATGCCGGCGCCCTCGAGCCGCCGGTCGCGCTCGTCGTCGGCGCGGAAGGACGCGGGCTGCACCGGCTCGTCCGTGAGCGCTGCGACCGGCTGGTCTCCATCCCGCTGCACGGACGGATCCGGTCGCTCAACGTCTCGGTCGCCGCGGCGCTCCTCCTGTACGAGGTGGCGCGGCGCGTGCGTCCCGCGGACGAGGCGGCGCCCGCCGTCGGGGGGCGCGCGTCCGGCCGGGGCGCGTGTTGA